The nucleotide window GTAAGGCACATCGAAGAAACGTTAATTCGCCGCGCTTTGGAAAAAACACAGGGAAATCGCACAGCGGCCTCCAAGATACTTGAAATCAGCCATCGCGCGTTGCTTTACAAAATAAAAGAATTTGGGATTAGCTGATCCAAACGAGATGCTTTAGAGCCGTCAGTTTTACGTTTCGATCTCAATCTCAAGTAAAACCGTGCCCCGCTCTACACTTTGTCCTTCGGCCACACCCATAGCTACGATGCGACCTTTTTCTGGTGATCGTACTTCGTTTTCCATCTTCATCGCTTCAATCACTACCAGTGCCTGATCTTTTTCAACCACACTGTCCTTGCTTGCATTCAGCTTTAAAATGCGGCCTGGCATGGGCGAGACTAAGGACATCTTGCCCATTTGCTGCGCTGTGATTCCCGAAGTCAATCCTTGCTCTTCAATGGCCCTGGCATGAAAACTAAATTGTCGTCCCCTGCGGTGGATCTGCTCCTCATCAAAGACGAGGTCGTAGACCTCTGAATCCCTTAGGAAGCTCAAACCTCCCGGAAATTCCGCTACCTCGGTCGTGAAAGCGTTGCCGTCCACTTCAAAAGTAACGCCTTGTTTCGTGGTTTTTATGGAAACTTCATGCTCCGCCCCGTTAATAAGTACGCGATATTTCACAGGGGCCCCATTCATGGCTATATTGATACCATACCTTTTGTTAGGATTGCGCATGCATCGTACGACGAAACACCAAACACTTGCCCTTAGACTAAGCTTACTGCTTTTGCTTGCTTTGCCCTTAGCCGCTTGCGGTGGAAGTAATATTCCCAACACCACCGTCGATGACAACTCCAAAAACCGAGAAGTATTGGAATTTGTCGAACTGTACCGCAAGGCCATCGAAGCACGTGATATCGCCAAGCTCCTTTCCCTCGCTTCACCGAGCTACCTCGATGACAATGGCACGCCACACGGAGCGGACGACATCGACTACGAAAAGCTTCAAGAAAAACTAAAATCTTGGAAGCAAAGCATTATCGATGTTCGATACGAAATCCGCTACCGCAACATTCAACATCGGGGTGATCGTGTGTATGTTGACTACACCTACACCGGGAATTTTCGCCTAAAAAAGCCAGACGGTGAAAGTAGCTGGTCAAGAAGACTTGCCGATAACCGATTAATTTTGGATCGAAGCGGTGACACCTTTACCATTGTCTCTGGGATGTAGAAAAAAGGGTGTGATACACTCGATGCGAGACTATCCCCACGAAAGCGATCATGAAGTTTCTCTGTAACCACTGCAAAGCGAAATATCAGATAAGCGACGATAGAGTTGCAGGGCGCACGTTGCGCATGAAATGTCGCAAATGCGGACACGACATCATTATTCGTGGTGCGTTTGCTCCATCCAGCCACCCTGCTCCCGCAAAAGACAATGCAAAAACGGCAGTGCCCACGCCAATCACCAAGAGTGCATCGGGTTCTTTGCTCGGAAAAAGCTTTGAGAAAAGTGTGACTTCCTCTTCTGCTCTTGCCCCAGAGGATTTGCCTTTAAGCGAGCAATGGCATGCGGCATTGGATAACAAGCCACAAGGCCCGTTCAGTGTCGATCAAATCAAAGCATTTTTTGACCAAGGCAAACTCACCGCCGAATCACTTGTCTGGCGCGACGGCTTTAGCGACTGGACAGCTCTTTCCAAAGTCCCCGAGCTTCGGAGTTGGAGCGCCGAAAGACTTTCGTCATGGCCTCCCATTGCCTCAAGCAGCTCCATAGCCCAATCCAAATCCCGCGCGGGCTCATCCTCAGCTAAGCTTCCTGGTGGCTCAAGCGCACCACGCTCAACCTTCGAAGTAGCTGCTCAAGCCGAGCGCAGTGAGTCGCAGAATGAAGATCTCGCCAACATTGGCTTTGACTCCACCGTGATTGACGACTCCGGCTTGAGCCTTAACCTCAATATTGGAGAGCCCACTTCGGATCCCGAAGTCGCTCCGCCCTTGGGTATCGCAATTCCATCCGAAGCTGTGGGTGAGCCTACCGCCACAGCAAAAATCGGGCATCAGGAAAACATTGACACGGAGACGAACCGCCCGTCGATCACGGAGCTTGCCAAAGAGTTCGCAAGCAAAAGCGCTGCTTCAATTCGACCAGGCATTGAGGCTGTAAGCAAAGGCGTGCACGCGCTTCGCACTGGCGACAAAATGGGAGGCAAAGGCTTGCCCCTGGCGGCTTTGGCCGTACTTGTCGCCTCGGCAGCCTTTGGTGTCACGCTGGCTCTGGTCGTAGCAAGCCATTGGCTCAATGGAAACGATGGCAAAGCTCAAGCCGCTGAACAAACTGAAGCCAATCTTCCGAGCAAGCCCAGCATAAAACTTGCGGAGGTTGAACCGGTGGATCTTGCGGAGCCTGAAGTCGAAGTTGCTCCCGCTGAAGAAGAGTCCACGGAGAAAAAAAGCGATAAGAAGAAAAATCGCAGCTCAAGCTCATCCTCTGGTTCCAGCAAAGCAAAAAGCAGTTCCACGGACAGCAAACTTAACAGCAAAGATCAGCAACTCTTGGACAAGTATTCGCAATCAGAAGGCAGCGGCCCGACTGGTATAAAAACCTCATCATCAACAAAAACTACGGCAAAGCCCCTTAGCAGTGTTCAGGTGCGTGCCGTGGTTTCAAAGAACCGCTCGTCACTCCAACGCTGCTATGAACTTGCCGCGCGCTCCTCGGGCAACAACAACACCGTTCGGATTGATGTTCGCCTTACAGTCAGTCCGACGGGCTCGGTGAGCAAGGCAACCGTAAACGGCCCTACCGTTGGTAACCTTAAAAATTGCATTATGAGTTCTGTACGGCGTTGGCGCTTTCCAATTTCAAGCGAGAGCACCGAAGTGCCGTTTCCTTTGGTATTCCAGCCAGGAGCTTAGTCTAACGCGATGTCAGCTGAGACCATCACGAACCTGACCATGGACAGTCTTCATTTGGTGCTGCTGCTTTCGGCGCCCGCATTGCTTGCAAGTATGCTGGTTGGCATCGGAGTTGGAGTCTTTCAGGCCAGCACCCAAATCCAAGACAGCAGCCTTAGTTTTGTCCCCAAAATCCTTGCAGTTGGTGCCGTGCTGGTGTTTTTGGAAACTGGATGGGGCAAGAACTCTTGAACTTCACGCAAATGTTGTGGAGCATGTGGCCTTAAGTTGGAAGTAACTGGTCAGTCCCTAATGCCTTCGAGCACTTTTTCCGAGGTTTCCGTATATTCGGCTTACGTCCTCGGGGCTCGTCCTCATATACTGGAGTATAATCGTCCTCGCCCCTGTGAGAGTGTCTGGGGCGGAGTTCCAGCGAAGTGAACTCCGGGGGCCCTAGACCTGCGGAGAATCTACGAAAACCTCGAAAAAAGAATTTTCCTCTAGCTTTGTCCTCGTGTTCGCATACTTTTTTGTTAACTGCTGACTTTTGTCACCAACTGGCCGGTTACAGTTGGGATTTGCCCAAGTTCGGTTCTCATGATTCTTGAACACCTTATCGATCCTGCTTCACAACACGCCTTGC belongs to Myxococcales bacterium and includes:
- a CDS encoding nuclear transport factor 2 family protein; this encodes MHRTTKHQTLALRLSLLLLLALPLAACGGSNIPNTTVDDNSKNREVLEFVELYRKAIEARDIAKLLSLASPSYLDDNGTPHGADDIDYEKLQEKLKSWKQSIIDVRYEIRYRNIQHRGDRVYVDYTYTGNFRLKKPDGESSWSRRLADNRLILDRSGDTFTIVSGM
- a CDS encoding zinc-ribbon domain-containing protein; this encodes MKFLCNHCKAKYQISDDRVAGRTLRMKCRKCGHDIIIRGAFAPSSHPAPAKDNAKTAVPTPITKSASGSLLGKSFEKSVTSSSALAPEDLPLSEQWHAALDNKPQGPFSVDQIKAFFDQGKLTAESLVWRDGFSDWTALSKVPELRSWSAERLSSWPPIASSSSIAQSKSRAGSSSAKLPGGSSAPRSTFEVAAQAERSESQNEDLANIGFDSTVIDDSGLSLNLNIGEPTSDPEVAPPLGIAIPSEAVGEPTATAKIGHQENIDTETNRPSITELAKEFASKSAASIRPGIEAVSKGVHALRTGDKMGGKGLPLAALAVLVASAAFGVTLALVVASHWLNGNDGKAQAAEQTEANLPSKPSIKLAEVEPVDLAEPEVEVAPAEEESTEKKSDKKKNRSSSSSSGSSKAKSSSTDSKLNSKDQQLLDKYSQSEGSGPTGIKTSSSTKTTAKPLSSVQVRAVVSKNRSSLQRCYELAARSSGNNNTVRIDVRLTVSPTGSVSKATVNGPTVGNLKNCIMSSVRRWRFPISSESTEVPFPLVFQPGA